In Rhizoctonia solani chromosome 6, complete sequence, the sequence CACGTGAAGAATGCCATCAAGAATGTTTTGGATGTCGAGGCGGGCGTAGTATGCAGTCCAGGAAGTGATGATCAGGTCAGAATTTAACTCGCTCTTACTCCAAGACCTTGATACGATAACATATATGCAAACAGAGATTCGTTGTTCGCAACGCTGGGATTGAGTCTTGTGTAGTGTACGGTCCGGGTAACATTCGGAACATTCATGTATGCAACTTTCGTATCAAATCTACCGGCACAATTGACATATTGTTCATTGTAGAATAAGGACGAATCTCTATCCTTGGAAGATCTTCGTACCGCAATCGAGGTTATGGCTATTTTTACCGCCGAGTTCTTGAATACGCATAGATATGTGGTATATAGACCAATATATCAGTTCCGTCCCCGTAACAGCCTCGAGTGACCGATTTACATTGAAGATATTTCCAACCTCTGGCCTCTAGAACTGTCTTGATACAAAAGCTTCTGTTATAAGCGGACAGATTCATGACTCAGTTCCTTTCTTGCGAGCCTGAGGCTAAACCATGTAATAAGTAACATTTGGCAGAATATTATCGAGTATGCTACCACTCACCTTCATCGCAAAATATATGCCTCGGTTAATTCGTCCGCAGCTCCTAGGTGACCCACTGGTAGAACCTCCTTATCCTTATCATCATCCATTCTTGATctcgggaggaagaatattGAGCTCTTCAGTAAGAACCAGTTTGGGTGAGCTTGAACCGATCGTAAGATAATCAAACTAAAGTAGGCCAGGATACGTACTTATTTAATGTTGACCCTTTTCAGAAAATAAATGCTAGTATCATAAATCGTGGTTCCATACGTAACAAAGAGGAGATCACCTAATGGCTCGAGGCCAATCGCAAAACTCATGGTCGGAGCGTCCACTGTACCAAAGAGCCCAAGCATTAATCCCCAACCTGGTATGGGTCGGGAATGGGCAAGTCCAATGGTCATGATAATGGAATCACTATATCGTATTGCGCGTACCGTACCAGTATCAGCTTCATGCGGTTGTTATTTACTGAGATTTCAGGTACGTGTTCCTACATGCATATATGGCACCGGAGTTGTGTAAGAATCAGCGCGCAGTAATTGTTTTTCCTCCACCATTCTTGTGAACACCAAGGATTCTCAAAATCCAATAGAACATTGTCCATTGAATGTGTCTAGTAACCTTTACCCTTTTTTCAGCACTTTCGGATGCATATagaaatatatgcgcaggtTTAGTGACCTCATCTTGTAAGCGCCGACTTCCAGCCCAGTGCTGATCATGCGGCCCCGCAGGCTACGTTGCACCACTTTATACTGTGAGAGGTTACAGCACTATCTTGAAGTGACCTAAGTTTAAGTGCCCGTAGTGTCAGAAGGTCACTATAGCCTTTGGGTCTAGGCACGCTAGATGATTGTATGCGACCTAAAGCCAAGACATGAACACTAGGCGGGGGGTAAACGTTCAAGTTCTCGCCTCTCGTACTCTTTCAATTAATCTCGAAAAAGTCCAATAAAGTCGAACCGTACTTTAGGCTCCTCCCAAGCTATGAGGGCGGATTCAATTTCAATTGAGCCAGACAAGATATAAGACAAGGCTAATGGTTGATACAATGTGCAGCAATTAATCCAGGTTGAGACCAAGGTCTTCCGCGATGATGACCGCCGCTTTCTCCCCTGTCACCAGGGCGGTGGAATTAGTATTTGCTCCAACATTTCCAGGGATAATAGAAAGATCTGAGAATATGATGAGCGTTGGGTCCGCTGTATCACGCAGAGCCGACTTTACCTGCAACCTTCAGATTCTGGGTCCCATAAACGTTAAGTCGTGCATCAACACAGCCACCTTGCTCTCTTGGCTTCATCAAGACCGTACCAACCTAGAGAATAATGTGTCAAGTCCCTGAAACAATCTCATAGGGGCCAGTCTCACCGAATGCCAGGTTGTTTCAACGAATTGTCGAAGGTACGCCTCAATCGCTTTATTATCTTCCGGGGTATAGACAATATCCTTGACATTGTTGACGTCCGGTGGACCATCGAGTTTGACACATCTGCTGCGCTGTCCTCGGGGAATTTTGGATGGAGAGGTTTAAACTCCCCTCGGTATTGCGGTAGGCGCCGTGCAATTTCCCTGCCAGTGTGTAGAGCGGACGATTCGCTGGTCCTGAGCAAACTTACCGAGCCTGCTTATATGCCCAGATCTGAACGTCCACATCAGCCTGTTTGTCAAGGAATCCGGTTTCGAAGTCGGGATCGGCATATGGATCTGTTGATGTGATATATACATGCCCTCGAGAAATGGGCTAGAAATGGGCTAAGTTGAGATTCGGGAACCGTTTAAACTACTGACATATCCAGTGTAATTGCCCATCAATATCATACGAGCCTTTTTATAAGGAAGTATATTCCGTGGCCTGGAAGCTTAGAGTAAGGGCGGTTTACTTGTAGCTATTTGTATGAGGACTCACCCTAACCAGCCCTCAACAAGTGCCTGGCATAACCGGCTAGATTGATGATTAGATCATATAAGAATGTAAATCCTCTTAAAAACGCTCACCTTATCGGGCTTAGACTCGAAGTAGCTCTTCCATACTGGCGCAAACGCTGGGCCAATCTCTTCGAGCTCTTTGGGAGTTGGTCGTAACTTACTACCAGCATCAATCCAGTTCGTAGCAAGTGCTCCTTTCCCTTGAGCGAACTGTGCTTGGGCTTCTTCCAGAAACGCAGGATCCTGGTACATGATCGGATCAATGGTTTCTGTATCGTCTGCAACATGGTAAGGTGTGAGGACGAGGTTATGATCCTCGTATGTCGAGCCAACCGGTAGATCAGAGACTACTTGGATTCCGAGCTTCTTCAGTCGCTCAGCTTCGCCAACTCCGCTGCGCTGGAGAACAACTGGGAGCCGAGTGCCCCAGCGGAGACAACCACGAGCTTGCGAGCGTTGATAATATAAGGTGTCTGGTTGGCATCTTCTTCTGTATCTTTATCTGCTACAACTTCGATACCTGTGGCCTTGGTTCCTTCAAAATGACACGGACAACCTTGGTCGCAGTCATAATGTGCAAGCGTTTGTTGTTGCATAGAGGATGGATACCGGTGAGCGGCATCTTGTCGGACTCCGGTCTATCAGGGAGTTTGATTTGGCGGCACCTCGGGTCAATAGATTAAACGTACCGCGGGATCAATCCATTTCGCCCACCGCTTATTAGATACGATCTCAGTTTTGCACCAAGGCTGTAGAACCGCCAGCTCACCTGACAACCATGCCCAGTATTTAGGTCTTGCTTGTCTTGCACTAAGGGGACGCCCCTCTTTTGTGCCACCTCGAGGTATGCTTGCGCCACAGCCGGGAAGTTTTCTTTGTCCGAATATGAGACCTATACAGAAGATGTTATTAGATTTCAGCAGACCGGGTTATACACATACGTTCAACGGACCCTCATATCCATGAGTTTCACGACCAGGAGCGAGGTGGTAAGTTTCCATCTGTATGTCTTAGTTAAGCTCTATGCTAAGTTGGTTGTAGTTGCTTTCATTCAAGCGTTACCTTGCGAAGCAAGGGAATCATATCGTTAGACCTCCATCCCTCGGTTTTCCAGTCATCAAGTCACTTTGAATGCTAGGTTAGTTGGCTCTGAGTAACTTATCAACTCGAGAACGACTTACGAAGCTGATGGGCGCGTGTACCTTCAAGTTGTGGGTTTAGGTAAGTTAGGCGAGGAAGACAAACGAAATAGTTCACTTTAGAAAGTTGATGCTGAGAGTGATCTCAGTTAATCCACAGTGTATTTCTCAGAGTCGGCTACGTACCTTAGTTCACTTTAGAAAGTTGATGCTGAGAGTGATCTCAGTTAATCCACAGTGTATTTCTCAGAGTCGGGCTACGTACCTAGACCCTCCGCCTAATATCCGGCCTATTACAATAGAAATAAAAGAACCCCAGGAGTAAAAGGTACAAAAAGCTCACCTGTTGATACAATTGGGCTACGTCCATTGAGGGCGTCGCTCTTATTTCCTTTCCAGAAAATACTATGATTTTTCAATAAATGAATAAAAAGCAATTGCTATTGTAGCAGCCATAAAATCACTTACGTGGTCTTGCTCCCGGGAGCCTGATGTGACAAAAATAGCGCAGGAGTAACTACATTCGGCTCCTGATAGTTGTTAGGCCCTTGTTCAACTAGAAGAATGTGGAGTTCTGGGTTTGCCTTTGCAAGGCGGCCAGCGGTAACACACGCTAAAAGGAATCTCATTCATACGACTATATTGGTAGCAAATAGAGCATCCTTACCGGTGGTCCCTCCTGTAAGATGGCTGTGAGGCAGAGGACATCAACACCTGGCGATGGGTTGAATCGAACTCACCAACGAAAACAATATCAAAATCAGCATAGACCTGCGACATAGCGAGGATGGCGTGGCTCAGAGGAGACGAAAGTACCAATGAGTGTGCTGCGGTCAGTCTCTCGTGCTCGTGATTTTATATCCTTCCATTGATTGGCGCTCGTGAACTTTCCTCTCTGCTTCAAGCCAAGGGAAGGGGACTGCACACAAATGGAAAGGCATGCTTCTCACTCCATGGGCGCTACGGACAAGATCTCCGCTTCATTAGCATTTATATGCACGGAGCCCATCCAGAAGTCGCTTCGATATATCTTCTATCTGTCTTCTCAAATCCACTCCGGAAGAGCATACATATTGGATCGGGTGGCACCGTCTGTATTCAGAACATGTTGGAAGATGGAATGGAGGGACTCGTGAGGTAGATTACCAACGCACTGGAGTAGATGAGATAGAGTGTTTTGCATCGTAGCCCGCGCAGTTACACAACCAGGACTTAGCCGGAGCTCTTGtcgcgagtcacgtgactaccGTTTATTGGTAGCTACAGTACATGCGAATGAGGCAAACCGCTCTGATATTTACACAGGGGGGCGGTAAacgaagtcacgtgactaccCGCTGTTGGCCCCTCACCTTTTTTCTGTCTTCCATCTCCTTCCACCTCATCCTCGCCCGCTTCGCGGTCTCGATCATATCCTCATTTACATTATTATATCACGTCTACATGTTCTTTTTTTCGCACCCACCCGCGAGCCTTCGCTCACGGTCGGGGGTCCCCCACCCTCCCCGGGACGCCTCCCATCGCAGTCGGTGTCTATTTTCTTTATATGTCTGTTCCGCTCCCTCGTTCATATACTATACATGTATACGCATTTATACCGCGTCACGTCACGAGCGCGCCTAGGCTAAGTCAGTATTTTCAACTCGTAAGTCTACCCTCATTCTCAGCAAAATATGCAGGGTAGAATAACATGTGATAACATGTAATTGGGGTATTGTAACATCGGGGGTTTTGTGATGGTGTAATTGATGTAATTCCTGTTACAGCTGTATATTACACCAGTGTTATTACATGTAATTGTGTAATGACATGTTATCTATGTGTTGatacaccattaccaaacccctggTGTTACAACAAAAACAGTTTTTGCTGAGTTGGCACATGAATGCGTCCCAAATATATTCAAATAATTCTTGTCACAAATATCCCTGAAGTGACCCCCTGTGGAGTTTGATCTTATCTTTTTGATATCTTCTGATATACCCGAATCGGAGGGGCCTATGCAGAGTTGAGAGTGTGTTATCCTCCAAGTGGGGCCAGAAGGGCGTATCCCTGATTGTGGTATGAATCAGGAGAGAGGAAGACACTCGATCCACAAATCCCCTCAAGCGAGCTTCAGCAAGGAGACAGCTATGGTTGTCGATTCGCTTCACCTTGCTCATTATTCCGTTGGATTGGGAATACTAGTAGTAAGAGGCTCGCTATCGATCTCCGGAAACATCCTTAATGATTGTCAACTTTACTTTAGTTAATATCCTATGCGATTCCATACCTTCTGGACCCGTACAACTACCGCCACAGGTTTCCCGGCCCACGACTGGCAGCTTTTACGAACTGGTGGATGTTCCGCCTTGTGCGGAGTGGCCACCATAGTGAAGCTGTCAAGGAGCTTTATGAGAAATATGGTATATCACCCCAATCTGGCAACCTTTTCATCCAGTTAAAAATATCACTAGGTACCTTTGTGCGACTGGGACCAAACCATATTAGTATCGCTGATCCGGATGCTTTCGAGGTATGTTAACTAAAGGTTTCACAATTAAATGCACCAACCCTAGCTCAATAGAGTGTCTACGGGCACGGGAAAGGATTGCTAAAATCCGAATTTTACCATGCATTTCAAGGTGGCCCCGAAACTGATACATTCAACGCGCGCAATAAAGCCGAGCACTCAAGTAGGTGTGATGACTACGTGCCATGCTTGCAATGAATCGAGCCCCGTAATCTAGAGAAACGAAAGCGACTTGCTCCAATTTTCGGTCCACAAAACGTTCTCAGTTTTGAGCCTCGTGTACGCAGCCACATTTAAAAGCTATGCGCGCAATGGGATTTGCGATGCGATGAGGCAGGTCGCGGGGTCTCTGGAATCAATTGGGTTGCGGAAAATGGGAAAGCGGTCATCAATGTTTGTGCTCGTACGTTGTTCTTTACTAGTACCATCAAACCTCAGACTGTGACTTGACCGTATACAGAGTTCTCCTACCTCGCGTTCGATATAATTGGCGACCTGTCTTTGGGATCTCCATTCGGACTTGTTCAGGCTCAAAAGGATTCTTCCCTATCTGTTGAATCTGTTGATGTATCAGGAGAAACCAAGCAGGGAACAGTAGAGATACCGATTGCCAGAACCATAGCTGGCGGACTGGCCCAATGCACGACAATAGGTTTATTCCCTTCGTGGGCACATAACATCCATATGTTCCTTCCTTGGAATGCTCTAGCTCTCTTTGACCGGTTAAGATTCTTCAAGCTGGCCACGACACTAGTAGATGCGAGGCTCAAGCGTGGCTCTGGGAAAGATATGGAGGACGGATCCGGAAAGCGAAACATCGACCTAATTGACAAGTTGATTGAAATCCAAGACGAGAATGGGAATCCTTTACCGAAAGATGAAATGATTGCAGAGGCAGTCCTCCTGCTGGTCGCTGGTAGCGACACTGTAAGCAAGTAAGCcaactttttttttttgtgtgCATCGCCATCCTAGTAGCTAAATGGACAACGATTTTAAGCAACTTGTCCTCCTTGTTCTATCACTTGGCAATGCAACCCGAGATCCAACAAGAGCTACAAGCCGAGCTTGATAAGCACATTATTTACGATGACTCTCACAGATACGAAGTTAAAGAAGGTGTTGCAGTCCCAGGATACGATGTGGTCGCGTGGTACGACGACATCAAAGGACTTCCTTTCCTTAACGCTTGTGTCAAAGAGACACTACGTATTCACTCAACGGTCGGCATTGGCCTACCGAGGGTTGTTCCACCTGGAAAAGAGATCAGAATCGCCGGACAGACATTCAAGCCGGGCAGCGTCATTAGCGTGCCTTCTTATACCACCAATCGTGCGAGCGTATGGGGCAGCAATGCAACGGAGTTTCAACCCAAACGTTGGCTCGACGATAAATCTGGTTCGCTAAGCAAGTATTTTGTCCCCTTTTCCGTAGGACCAAGGTGAGCAATCTTTTGATTTTCGTCGCTGGCTATTATGGATtaatattgatggtatttaTTAGGGCTTGCATTGGTCGAAACCTAGGATATATGGAGCTCATGTTAATTGCCGCAACACTCGTCCGTCGCTATGATATCGAAGCACTTCCTATTACTAAAGTAAGTAATTATATATATGCAAATATGGTCACGCTTAATCATATCACCAGATGGTTACTCACGAAGGGTTCACTCGCGAGGCGGTTCATTGCGAAGTAGCGATCAAACGTCGAAAGGCATAATTATGCTTAATTATATTTCAATTTCGGGATTATACATGTAGCTCAGTACCAATAAAGATCCAACAGCGAGTTCGAATAACATACAACGACCATCGTACTCGAGATACAGCCGTGCATTGCAATTACCAAGTAATACTTATCGAATTTCTTCTATCGCAATCGAAgccgcatatatgcgtatggTATAGGATGGATTCATGAAATAGGGCGATACAAAACAAGCCCATACATTAACGCAGGATCCTGTTGAGCATTCAACTACGCTTGTGATGGCCCCGAAACTATATAAAGATACGCCTGAGCAAGACAACAGCTCAAGTTGATACGAAATATGGAAAAACAACTGGTGCGTTTCGATCACAATAAAAACAACCCCAACCCGGTGGGGTAAAACCGTACTCGCTCTCATCTGAGAGCCAACCTCGCACTCGAATACTCAACGACTTCAATTTCCAAAATAATATATTTCATAGACCAAATTTAAATCATAGATCCCACCTCCTACTCGTGCTCATCTCGTCTCGACGCATATGCAGCTTGGAGAACAACAATCGGACCCTTGATATCGCTCACAAACAACGCCGCAGCAACATCCCCCGCAGTCTTGCCCATCTCTCCGCTAGCGCCAAACTCCTTCATCTCGTCCTTGTGGGACTCGACAGCCAATCGTTTGCCTCGGCCCACGATCGAGATTAATCGTCGTTTGGAACCTAGCGTGTGAACGAGAGAGACGATCGATCGTAGAGGGGTAGGCGTGGAAATCGTTTTGAACGCTACGTTGCTTGAACCGAGTTCATTGTTGCACCGGGTCCAGATTATATCGTCAAGGGTATCAGAAGCGAGTCGTGTTTGGGTATCCGCCGCGGCATACACGGTGTCAGGGAATCCGCCAGCCGTCTATGCACTTGGATTAATTTCGCTGCCATATTACCGATTAAACCGCTACTCACCGAATGAATGGTCATGTTGTTGGCTTTCATAGCAGCCGCCACGGCCTCGGCCTGTCCGGCATTCGCGACATGCGCCGCTTCAGGAATCGCAATGTCTGCGTCCTCAGGCTCCGTCTTGCGCACCCGGACGACTGTAGCGCTAACCAACGGGTGCTTGCACAGTTGGGCCACAAACGAGAGAGCGAGTCGATCGTCCGGTCCACCGAAAAAGGGAAGGAATAAATGCTGAACTCCTCCGGTTCCGCCCAAACTTTGCCCGCCCGGTCCTCGGTCGATAAACAGTGCAACGTCAACGGACGATTTAACAAACAGCCCTCGAAGGAAATGAGAATGGATCCCAGAGGAAGCAGCGGTCTCATTCACGCCAGTCGTCTTGAACAACGTATCGAATGGGTTGGGGACGTTTGCGCAGCTGGGGTCGGCGCAACAGATTGGCCGTGTGCCGTCGTTTGCGAGGTTCCAGGCGTCCAGGATACAACCACCATCTCATCCCCATTCTTGACGGAATGCTCCGTTACGCTTGTCGCGAAACCTTCATGCGATACAACGCTCAAGGAGCTTGCGACCGGAATATCTTCCAATTCAGCAAACGTCCGGAACACTGTCAACAAGGGGTCGCGTGTGAGGAGCTGGTCAATTTCGGAGCTACGCATGATAGCCGAGGTACGTTCTGTAAGTTCGAGGAGCCGCAGTGCATCTATAGTTACACCTCGAGGGGACAGTGGCTCTTCGGCGGGAAGTTCGGGGATGTTACTCGATCCTGGGGATCCAGGGATTTCTACTTTTGTGTCCTGGACTTCGGCCACGGGTGCGGCACTTTGAACTTGAAGTAACCGGGAGAGCATCATTGCACCCGGGAGACTCTCGAAACGATCAAATACGAACAAGAACTTCTTCTTTCCTGCAAGGTTGAGAATACCATCATTGCTTGGTCGATGAGCGATTTCGTATCACTAGCATGGCCAAAGTTTCCTCCGATTGCGGTGGCTCGGACACGGTATTTGAGAGGGTAAAGCCAGAGGGTTACGGGGGTGGTGGCAAAGGTGAGTACCAATGCTTCGAGGACAAACATCGAGAAAACCCGCGTGGAAAGAATCCCCGCCGAGAGGCCAACGTTCAGAACGATGAGTTCGACAAGCCTATGTCACGAAATTTAGATCGAGCTGAAGGCATGGGACAAGAGGCTTACCCTTTGCAACTCATCAACGTTCCAATTGTAGCCGCCTCTCGAGTCGTAAATCCAGCAAATCTTGCAGCTAGCGCGCCTCCAAAGAACTTTCCAATATAGCGGTAACACAGATGAGAATGGTGTATCCCCATGTGATGCCTGTACCGCAGGTTATTAGATTACAGTTTAAGACTGGGGTAAGGACTCACCATTGTCCAGTAGGCCAAGATTAGTGGAAAGTCCAGAAAGGGTAAAGTAGAGCGGCAGGAATATAATTGAGACCATGTCCTCCAATTTTTCCGTCAGTGCAATGGCCAAACCTCCCTCGTGGGGAATCGCCAGACCCGCAGGAAACCACCAAAGATGGCATGAACACCTAAATCCGAATTAGCACAATAATCGAGAGTAGAAATAGTATGGCTCACCAATGATATCGGTAAAGAACGCGCTCCCAAAGACGAGCAGTATGGTTACAGTCATGAACAGTGGAGATGGACCGGACTCCACGCTGTCCATCGGGCGAGCCAAACCATGGCACGTTTGACGGGATAAAGGATAAACAAGGCCCAGCCAACTGCGCACAGGAGGACATAGAGTGCCGTGAGACCTGTCGATGCATTGACTAGGGCGACCGTGAGAGCGAGCAATGTCCAGCCAACCACATCATTTCCGACTCCCGCGCTAAGAACTACAATGCCGACTGTGGTGTCGAGTAGCTCGAGCGCCACAAGGATTCGGCAGAGGACAGGGAATGCCGTGATGGAGAAGGCGACTCCAACAAAGACTAACCAAACATGAGTGGGAGCTCCACAGCGACAAGGTGGGACTCACGCAAGAAGTGGCCAAAAGAGGCAGCCTCGGGGTCAATGAAATTGTTGTAAACAGGAATAGCGACTGCGGCCCCAAGGCCGAACGGCAGAATCATGCCGCCGGTTGAAATTGTGAGCGAAGTCTTGGCGTTGCGCTTGATGACGGCAACATCAATCTCGAGGCCgaccaagaacaagaagaGAACCTTCCATAGCAAGCTTATTGAGGACCAGTACAGGAGCCAAAATGAAGTGCTTACCAATCCAATATTGGCCACCAGCGCAAGGAATGGCCTGGATGGCTCGGGAAAATGTGTTCCGTAAACCCAGGAATACGGCCCATAGCCGTCGGACCCAGTATGATTCCCCTAGTACTTCTGCAATGACTTTTGGCTGTCTGATTCGTCCGAGAAACAGAGACAGCACCTGGGTCATGAGCATAATGACCCCTGGCAAACAGCTATCAGGCCGAGGTAATGATTAAAATAGACTTTGCTTGGCTCACCGAGCTGGATAATGAACAGCCGTATCGGGTCATGAGTGTTGTACTCGGTAGGATCGCTCCCGTTGAGCAGACCACCCTAAGCGGAGAGGTCAGAGCATGTGCCACGCTACATACTGACAGCACTTGCCTGTTGTTCGGCAGCTCTTCCGACGAGCCTCGAAATTGACATCCGTGTCCAGTCCGGGGACTGCAGACATGGTAGGGGTCAAGTACCGTTCACTCAGCACCTCACCCCACTAATATACCCCTGGATCGCGTGGTCGTTTGCAAAGGGGAGCGGCCAATCCGTTTTGGAACATAGGGGCTCACTGCCGGAGCAGTTGGTGCTTCCAAGACAGCACAGCCACCATGGCTGCCAGACTTGGTAGGTTCCGAAATTGATCGCCTGGCGCTTAGCTTCCGATTTCAATAATTCCATCGGTGACGTAGCGACGGTCAAGGATATGAGATGCTGAGCTCGAGTGCTTGCATTCTAATCCCGTTCCCTAGCAGAAAGATTCTGCTGCGAGCGAGCGCTTTCAAAATCCTTAAAGGAGGATAGTCATCGAACTGGCACCACGGAGCGGAGACTTTATCTCTCCAAATCGTTTTTTTCACTTGGTAGCGATTAGGAGCACCCTGGTGGCCTCCGAGATGCTAGAAGATCCAGGATCTTCGCCGTGCTATTAGCTGGCTGCCACCGATACCAAATGGAAGACTATCCCTAATTTGATAAAGTCCAAGATAACTGATCAACCaatgggattgcaaaaccctAGGCGATAGCCAGACAGATAGTCAGTGTAGAAACTAGACGTAATCTGGAAGCAAGTAGCCGTATACCTTCTGGGACTTGTTTAGATGGTCTGAAAGTAAACTAGGGCCAGGGTGTTTCCTAAAATAGTTGAGCTGCAAGTTCGTAATGACGTTTGCAGAATGCATACACTACAGTGTATGCGAATTGATCCACCATCTCCTGCACCTGGTGTACTAACCAGCTCACTGGAGAGTCCGGTCTGAGCAGCTGTAATGGATAAAGGCATGATACATCGCCTTCTAGGCTCCGGATACCTTTGAACTTATCGATTTGACGTGAGCTTAAACATACGATCCATGGGAGAATGATCGAGTCCAGTGGACAAGTGAGTAATTAATAGATATAGGAAGATTCTAGTGCTTACGGACTCAAAGAGGTAACTCGGAAAACAATACGGTAGTAcggaacaaataactatggTGGTGAAAGAACGGGTCAAT encodes:
- a CDS encoding Sodium/hydrogen exchanger family translates to MFQNGLAAPLCKRPRDPGSPDWTRMSISRLVGRAAEQQASAGGLLNGSDPTEYNTHDPIRLFIIQLGVIMLMTQGNHTGSDGYGPYSWVYGTHFPEPSRPFLALVANIGLVLFLFLVGLEIDVAVIKRNAKTSLTISTGGMILPFGLGAAVAIPVYNNFIDPEAASFGHFLLFVGVAFSITAFPVLCRILVALELLDTTVGIVVLSAGVGNDVVGWTLLALTVALVNASTGLTALYVLLVESGPSPLFMTVTILLVFGSAFFTDIIGVHAIFGGFLRVWRFPTREDMVSIIFLPLYFTLSGLSTNLGLLDNGALAARFAGFTTREAATIGTLMSCKGLVELIVLNVGLSAGILSTRVFSMFVLEALVLTFATTPVTLWLYPLKYRVRATAIGGNFGHARKKKFLFVFDRFESLPGAMMLSRLLQVQSAAPVAEVQDTKVEIPGSPGSSNIPELPAEEPLSPRGVTIDALRLLELTERTSAIMRSSEIDQLLTRDPLLTVFRTFAELEDIPVASSLSVVSHEGFATSVTEHSVKNGDEMVVVSWTPGTSQTTAHGQSTTGVNETAASSGIHSHFLRGLFVKSSVDVALFIDRGPGGQSLGGTGGVQHLFLPFFGGPDDRLALSFVAQLCKHPLVSATVVRVRKTEPEDADIAIPEAAHVANAGQAEAVAAAMKANNMTIHSTAGGFPDTVYAAADTQTRLASDTLDDIIWTRCNNELGSSNVAFKTISTPTPLRSIVSLVHTLGSKRRLISIVGRGKRLAVESHKDEMKEFGASGEMGKTAGDVAAALFVSDIKGPIVVLQAAYASRRDEHE
- a CDS encoding GMC oxidoreductase, which gives rise to MSQVYADFDIVFVGGTTACVTAGRLAKANPELHILLVEQGPNNYQEPNVVTPALFLSHQAPGSKTTIFWKGNKSDALNGRSPIVSTGRILGGGSRWKLTTSLLVVKLMDMRVSYSDKENFPAVAQAYLEVAQKRGVPLVQDKQDLNTGHGCQRWAKWIDPATGVRQDAAHRYPSSMQQQTLAHYDCDQGCPCHFEGTKATGIEVVADKDTEEDANQTPYIINARKLRSGVGEAERLKKLGIQVVSDLPVGSTYEDHNLVLTPYHVADDTETIDPIMYQDPAFLEEAQAQFAQGKGALATNWIDAGSKLRPTPKELEEIGPAFAPVWKSYFESKPDKALVEGWLGPRNILPYKKARMILMGNYTGYPISRGHVYITSTDPYADPDFETGFLDKQADVDVQIWAYKQARCVKLDGPPDVNNVKDIVYTPEDNKAIEAYLRQFVETTWHSVGTVLMKPREQGGCVDARLNVYGTQNLKVADLSIIPGNVGANTNSTALVTGEKAAVIIAEDLGLNLD
- a CDS encoding cytochrome P450 family protein; this encodes MNQERGRHSIHKSPQASFSKETAMVVDSLHLAHYSVGLGILVLISYAIPYLLDPYNYRHRFPGPRLAAFTNWWMFRLVRSGHHSEAVKELYEKYGTFVRLGPNHISIADPDAFESVYGHGKGLLKSEFYHAFQGGPETDTFNARNKAEHSSRGVSGINWVAENGKAVINVCAQFSYLAFDIIGDLSLGSPFGLVQAQKDSSLSVESVDVSGETKQGTVEIPIARTIAGGLAQCTTIGLFPSWAHNIHMFLPWNALALFDRLRFFKLATTLVDARLKRGSGKDMEDGSGKRNIDLIDKLIEIQDENGNPLPKDEMIAEAVLLLVAGSDTVSNNLSSLFYHLAMQPEIQQELQAELDKHIIYDDSHRYEVKEGVAVPGYDVVAWYDDIKGLPFLNACVKETLRIHSTVGIGLPRVVPPGKEIRIAGQTFKPGSVISVPSYTTNRASVWGSNATEFQPKRWLDDKSGSLSKYFVPFSVGPRACIGRNLGYMELMLIAATLVRRYDIEALPITKMVTHEGFTREAVHCEVAIKRRKA